The nucleotide window CAGTGGTCGAAGGCCTGGTCGCCGATGCCATCGCCGAGGGCGCGCGGCTGCGCCTGGGTGGCAAGCGTCCGCAGAACCTGGGCGAAGGCTGGTTCTATGAACCGACCCTGTTCGAATGCGACCACAATTCGATGAAGATCATGCAGGAAGAAGTCTTCGGCCCGGTGGCCTCGGTAATTCGTTTCAAGGACGAAGCCGAAGCCCTGGCCATCGCCAACGACTCGCAATTCGGTCTCGCCGCCGGCATCTGGACCCGCGACCTCGGCCGCGCCCATCGCCTGGCCCGGGACGTGCGCTCGGGCATCATCTGGGTCAACACCTACCGTGCCGTCTCGGCCATGGCGCCTATCGGCGGCTTCAAGAACAGCGGCTACGGACGTGAAAGCGGCATCGATTCGGTGCTGGCCTATACCGAACTGAAAACGGTGTGGATCAATCTCTCTCAGGCACCGATGCCTGACCCCTTCGTGATGCGCTAGGAGACCGCCGCCATGATCGAACCCGGCATTTACAAAGAAGTCATGGGCTCGTTCCCCTCCGGCGTCACGGTGGTCACCACCCTGGACCCTGAAGGGAACATCGTCGGCATCACCGCCAGTGCGTTCAGCGCGCTGTCGATCGACCCGGCGCTGGTGCTGTTCTGCCCCAACTACGCTTCCGACACCTACCCGATCCTGCGGGACAGCAAGCAGTTCGCGATTCACCTGCTGTCCGCCGACCAGACCGCCGAAGCCTACGCCTTCGCCGGTAAAGGCAAGGACAAGGCCAAGGGCATCGACTGGCACCTGAGCGACCTCGGCAACCCGATCCTGGCCAAAGCCACGGCGATCATCGAATGCGAACTGTGGCGCGAATACGACGGTGGCGATCACGCAATCATCGTCGGCGCGGTGAAGCACCTGATCCTGCCCGAGCAGCCGGTCACGCCGATGATCTACCACAAGGGCAAGCTGGGCGCCTTGCCCGCGTTGGGCTGAACGGCGCAAGGAGAACCTGAGCCGAACACTGTTGTGGCGAGGGGATTTATCCCCGCTGGGGCGCGAAGCGGCCCCAAAAGCTGTCAACTCAATCAACCTGACACACCGAGCTGGCAGGTCTTAGGGCCGCTTCGCGCCCCAGCGGGGATAAATCCCCTCGCCACAGGGGCCAGAAGTGATTTTTCTATCTTTATTTCAGGAGCCGGCATGAGTCCAGCAGCCTCGCAACTGTTCCGCCAGCAGGCCTACATCGACGGCCAATGGCTGGAAGCACCCGATGGCGCCTGCCAGGAAATCTTCAACCCGGCCAATGGCGAGCTGATCGGCCGGGTGCCGAACCTGGGTGCCGAACAGGCCCGCCAGGCCATCGCCGCCGCCAACAAGGCCTGGCCGGCCTGGCGCGGGCTGATCGCCAAGGAGCGCAGCCAGATCCTCAAGCGCTGGCACGGGCTGATGCTTGAAAACGCCGATGCGCTGGCAGAAATCCTCACCCTCGAACAAGGCAAGCCGCTGACCGAAGCCAAAGGCGAAATCCTCTACGCCGCGAGTTTCATCGAGTGGTTCGCCGAAGAAGCCAAACGCATTTATGGCGACACCATCCCCAGCCACAAGGGCGATGCCCGCATTGTGGTCAGCAAAGAACCGATCGGTGTGGTCGCGGCCATCACCCCGTGGAATTTCCCGGCAGCGATGATCACCCGCAAGGCCGGTCCCGCCCTGGCCGCTGGCTGCCCCTGCATCGTCAAGCCCGCGCCGGAAACACCCTTCTCGGCCTTGGCCATGGCAGCCCTGGCGGAGCAGGCCGGGATTCCAGCGGGGATCTTCAACGTGATTACCGGGGATGCCGTGGCCATCGGCGGCGAACTGACGGGCAGCCCGTTGGTGCGCAAGCTGTCGTTCACCGGCTCCACGGCCATTGGCAAATTGCTGATGGCCCAGTGCGCGCCAACCTTGAAGAAGGTATCGCTGGAACTGGGCGGCAACGCCCCCTTCATCGTCTTCGACGATGCCGACCTGGAACGCGCGGTGGACGGAGCGCTGATCGCCAAGTTCCGCAATGCCGGGCAGACCTGTGTCTGCGTCAATCGCTTCCTGGTGCAGGACGGCATTCATGACGCATTTGTCGCGCGCCTGTCCGAGCGCGTGGCACAACTGAAGGTCGGCGACGGTTTCGAGGCCG belongs to Pseudomonas sp. B21-028 and includes:
- a CDS encoding NAD-dependent succinate-semialdehyde dehydrogenase — protein: MSPAASQLFRQQAYIDGQWLEAPDGACQEIFNPANGELIGRVPNLGAEQARQAIAAANKAWPAWRGLIAKERSQILKRWHGLMLENADALAEILTLEQGKPLTEAKGEILYAASFIEWFAEEAKRIYGDTIPSHKGDARIVVSKEPIGVVAAITPWNFPAAMITRKAGPALAAGCPCIVKPAPETPFSALAMAALAEQAGIPAGIFNVITGDAVAIGGELTGSPLVRKLSFTGSTAIGKLLMAQCAPTLKKVSLELGGNAPFIVFDDADLERAVDGALIAKFRNAGQTCVCVNRFLVQDGIHDAFVARLSERVAQLKVGDGFEAGVSQGPLINERAVAKVEDHVQDALAHGARLLCGGERHALGHGFFQPTVLAGVTPQMKVAREETFGPLAAVFRFDSEAQAVQMANDTDSGLAAYCYTRDLGRAWRMSEALEYGMVGINEGLISTEVAPFGGVKTSGLGREGSKYGIEDYLELKYTLMGGL
- a CDS encoding flavin reductase family protein, with protein sequence MIEPGIYKEVMGSFPSGVTVVTTLDPEGNIVGITASAFSALSIDPALVLFCPNYASDTYPILRDSKQFAIHLLSADQTAEAYAFAGKGKDKAKGIDWHLSDLGNPILAKATAIIECELWREYDGGDHAIIVGAVKHLILPEQPVTPMIYHKGKLGALPALG